In Zingiber officinale cultivar Zhangliang chromosome 3B, Zo_v1.1, whole genome shotgun sequence, a single window of DNA contains:
- the LOC121968441 gene encoding RING-H2 finger protein ATL80-like, producing MPPSARFLAPGVERPPPPLIPSPGQTTNIDLVVILVSLLCAMVSVAGLTLVVRCFCSGRFPLQAAAPGKGLEKEALRRLPKVSYGCGEGEGDGPAAECPICLAEFEEGDQLRVLPQCGHGFHVGCVDAWLRHHSSCPSCRRLLVLPLPPSRCQGCGEASIDAAEPTPSAPTGALRP from the coding sequence ATGCCTCCTTCCGCTAGATTTCTCGCCCCCGGCGTCGAGCGGCCTCCGCCGCCGCTGATCCCTTCTCCGGGGCAGACCACCAACATCGACTTGGTGGTTATCCTGGTCTCCTTGCTCTGTGCCATGGTCAGCGTCGCCGGCCTCACCCTCGTCGTCCGCTGCTTCTGCTCAGGCCGCTTCCCTCTTCAAGCGGCGGCGCCTGGCAAGGGCCTCGAGAAGGAAGCCCTGCGGCGGCTGCCCAAGGTCTCGTACGGCTGCGGCGAGGGCGAGGGAGACGGACCGGCAGCGGAGTGTCCCATCTGCCTGGCGGAGTTCGAGGAAGGGGACCAGCTCCGAGTGCTCCCGCAGTGCGGCCACGGCTTCCACGTCGGCTGCGTCGACGCCTGGCTCCGCCACCACTCCAGCTGCCCCTCTTGCCGCCGCCTCCTCGTCCTCCCCCTGCCTCCCTCCCGCTGCCAGGGCTGCGGCGAGGCTTCCATCGACGCGGCCGAGCCAACGCCGTCGGCCCCCACTGGCGCTCTCAGACCCTGA